ttacagaagtcccgccccttagcctatcacgtacaatgtgttggatcgcCTGTAGAAGTGTGagggttacatagtgatgtcacaaccTGCAGTGAAACAATAATGTAGTGCCttcttttatgttttggttcctgtttgtttctttgggatttcagcttttgcagaccatttacatgcactaatacctatataaaacactacaggataGGGAAAACCAGAAAaggcacaatagggcctctttaaatggtGTATTGACGATATTCAGATGCAGATTTGGTCCTAATGACTGTATGagtgtgtaaattaaaatagACGACAGTGGCATCGTTTATTCATAAAAAGGTCTTTCATATTTGTTGGACAACAGTGAAAGTCTATATCTCAGAGGAATATCAGACGTTCATTATAAGTAGGATAAATTAATTGtcagattttgtattttcatgggatttgttgacaataagaaaCTTCATCAGTGTTATCCTCTAAGGTGCCACTAATTAAACAACTCGAGTGCGTTATCTTGGTGCCACAGGCTCTAATGTGCGCTATAGAAAGAGACGTGATGAGAGGAAACCTCCCCTCTGCGTCGCTGCTTGTGAGGAGCGTGTGAATCCtcagaaaaaagcagaaaaatagcgcactttcatatttattcaagaGTCAGATCCAGAGCTGTCTGCAgggacagagaagagagaggaagggaggacgaaaggaagagaggaatgAGGGCTGCAACCACAGGAACTCTGAGGTTTCACaaacctttctttctctcaacacacacacacatctgcctgcatggacacacacacaggaaaaggcaaacaaaagtGAGGAGATAGAGGAGCAAGGATGtgccgtcacacacacacacgcacacacacacacacacacacacacacacacacacacacacacacacacacacacacacacacacacacacacacacacacacacacacacacacacacacacacacacacacacacacacacacacacacacatccatcagaATGAGCTGTGAGTTCAGGACATGTTTCAGGAGCATCTAAATGAGGATTACGCGCAGGAGTCCAACAGGCCGTGATCCTCCGTCTCGGAGATGTCACATCAATTTCTGGGTACATGCGGCGCAGAATAGATAAACCTTCATCAAGGCGAACGAACAGGAAGCTCCCTCAccactgtgacacacacacacacacacacacacacacacacacacacacacacacacacacacacacacacacacacacacacacacacacacacacacacacagtgaagcaCATGTGAGAGAATACCTCAGAGCAATTACCTGCTGGAGTCAGGGAGCAGCTGCTGGGGAACATAAATCAACACTTCCTCCTGCTGGAGTCGGGGGGAACTGCAGGACATCTCAGGCAGGGGGAGCCAGTTGGAGATCATCTTTCTGTCCTAAAAGTTTGTTAGATGATGGATctgaaaacatgaaataaggAGGCAAGTCACAACATCACGCAAGCTCACGATAACGCTGAACTATTTAGGATAAATAAAGCAGAACCTGGCATGCTTTGTGCCTCTGGTCGTTCTAGGATAACACTGTAAAGATGTTAATGCCTGTCAATGGTTGTGCATCTTGAACTCATTGACAACAAACGTTTTGGGAATTTCTTCAAAGTATACTCTTATTTTGAATTCAAACCAAGTCCTTAAGACTCAAAATGTGTTGGTTTTAACCTTTAACATATCCACAACAACAGGTCCATCTGCTCCATCACTAAATGGGCATctggattgttgttttttccaatgAAAAACAAGTTTCAACCTTGGCCAAATTcccaaattgtgtttttatatcttaCAAAACATGAGGGGGGAAAAAGATACAACGTCATGCTGAGAGTTTCCACGTCTGCATTCCAGTGGACCAATGAGGAGTCTGAAAAAAACAGCATGAGCTTCAAACATCAGCATGGGCTTTTATGCCATTAGCATAAGGATATGGCTAGTACTGTTGTGTATGTATAAGTGGAGAAGCGATGTAAAGCTATGTTCAAATATTTTCAAGACAACGCCAGAGACGTGCTGCATTTTTGGTtgcaagaagagaaaaaggtaAGCATTCATGTTTACCCACAGGATCTGAAAATAAGAGAGACTGGtgcattttatttagaaaaactgTAATTTCACAGCCCAACATCAAGAGGAAATTAGCAGTAGTCATTTTCCAGGGTAAATGTGATCCGAAAACAGATTGGTTTTGCCTAAGAGCACACACTGATTTTCGCATCCTGTTGAGATGAACTGGGAGCAATCATATTCGGCCTGCTTTGTTAAAACCTTCAGAGGAGGATTTACCCGACCTAAATCGAGGTCTTCAGCATGAACGGCCATCCAAATTAGATCAGCCAGTGACCGAAAACAAATTCATCCACAGTAAAAGGAGACATTCAAAGAGTCAGAGAAAAGCCGGAGCGTTGTTTTATGATTTGATTGACTTTATTTGTAAGGCACCAGAAGTCCTTCCTTACTGCagaacatttcatattatttatagtaaatgtttgttttttatagtttgtttttttcttttttcaatgaAGCTATGATTTcagacacaaaacatttttttttttttgccaaagtACACACTTTCAGGTTTTACATTATGcacaaaataagtatttaaaaaaagacctttaCAAAGCTCAAAACGCTTACAATGCTTCACGCTATGGGGCAAAAAAGTCGGGGTGGGGGGAGTTAAGGGGGGTTCGGAGAAGAGGAAAAGGGTCAAAGGTTAAACGTACTGCAGTTTCCCCCCTGGTGTCACATCAGTGTTTGTAACACAATAGCACGAGAATCATCCAGACAGACGGGAAAAGATGCGGCTATATACACATAAAGCTTTCTATGACTGTATACGGAGACCGGCGCCCCCAACTACTTCAACAAATACATAGAATTTCATTTGTATGTTTATAACGTCAGCTTTGTAACTCTCGTTCTAGTTCATATcgattaatatttaaaaaacaaagaagaggaggaaaaaaaaaacccaagtgCATTGATCACAGAATATTTGGAccaaacattcatttaaaaaaaaatgtctccaccaaAAATCAATCGATGTTGGCTCCCCCGCTGacatgcactgtgtgtgtgtgtggctttgtcTACATGCTCTGCATATCACTACGAGTACAGTATATGAGGGGGAGGTGCTGCAAGCAGAATAGCAGGTTAGCTTTAGTTTGAGTAAGAAcagcaactgtgtgtgtgtgtatcgattcctgcacaactgtttatacacacacctccacacacacaccacaacacagAAGTCACCCTACCGACAGTTTCTCATCTGAACTTGTAGACACATGAAGGGTTTTATTCTGAACGTGCAATGTGTATACTGTTGCTTCATGTGCTTTATCGTCATGCCCAAGatggtttttcaaaataaaagctttttacACACCCCACATGAATTCATTCTCACAGTGTAGCCATAACATCAGCGAGGGGAGgctgagaaagtgtgtgtgtccccgTCCAGGTGTGTATAACAACTTTGTACACAGGTTGTCTTCAAATGAAcgcttaaaagaaaaaacatgccAAATCATCTCTGTGGACCGACCGACTGATCAGGCTAATCTGTGAGTGGTTAAATGTCACCTAATGTTGTGCGAGAAGACTTTAATGGGGGCCATTGTGACTGCTACTGAACCCTTTTAAGCCCCTACACACACAGCTCGCCACACAGCTGTTGATTGGATCGTTACTTAGCTTGGACTGAGTTTTATGGCCACTTCAACTCTAATAATAGGTCACTGGAGCCCAAATCAGGATTTTATTCTGAGAGTCTGCGATGGTAAAAGCATGTGATGATGTTGCAGGGTATATTAGTTAAACCCAAGTGCAACGAAAAGAGAACTGTGGTCAATTCAGTGTTCACTCTATGTGAAGGTTCCTTGAGGTCTTTGTGTATGTGAGTTTGAGACAGGAACATAAGgattatactgtacatgtgttaaCTGCTACCCTGACTCTGGGAGACAGAGGTTTGACGTGCAGTGTTGTGGTTTTATGTCATGTGCCAAATACGTGCATTTCTTAGGGCGCTATGAAGATCTGATACCAAGATCTTGAACACAGCTAGAGTTCACAGACATTATTCCCAGGATGGTCTCGGCCAACTTCCACCTGACGAGAGAACTAATCAGACAAGATAACCGAAAACAGATCCTGTGGGGCTGAAGGGAGTTTGTTACTCAGCAGCTGTGGAGGACACTTGTGCTTTGTGTTtcgtgttcgtgtgtgtgtgtgtgtggagaagcTATTCTGTCATGGAGATTTGGTTTCTAGTAGTGTTGATGTGTGACAGACCtgaatatgtacagtatttagaTCTGAATTCACAGAGGGATccaatgttgtgtttctgtttcacgCTGAGAGACAAAGCCAAGACTTCGCCTGGAGATcgtgacacacacatacacacacagattaatgtCACCAGTCAGGTCCCTGCGTGTTAAGTTAGTCCACACCGGAGGGATAAATAAACCGTTGTCCCTGGTGACACGGCCTGCTCTCTGTCATTGTCCTGTCCTCCTTTCACTcggagaggaggaagacacacactgccctctgctgtcaaacacacaacatgcacacactccccctctgtGCTAATATTAGTGCACATTAAAGATGCAGAAGGTGGTGGGAGTCGGGCGGCATCTCGTGCTACCGGAGAAAGGGTTTCAGATAATGGGCTGGGAGGATATATCTAAGGCACCTCACAGGGTCAGATGAGGATGGTAAGTGACGAGGGGGGGTTTATTTACTACGGTGGGTTTGTTATCTACTCTGAGGGCGCTCAGTAGGAATATATTTGCAGGTGcttatcctttttttattttaacttaggGACACAAATCTCTAGTTTGTGTACTGGAGATGTCTTCTCAATACATGATTCCACTTAcaagcatgtgtttttgttttgggagtgtgtgtggggtgtttCCATCTTCAAGACCTGCTCTGTAACAATCCATAGTGTGAACGGGAATGAATGCATGCATACTGTACTGCAACAGATACCTCCACTACTGATCTCTGTCAGAGCCGCTTCCtagggaacacacacacgtttggaGGAACCCTGTGTGACAATTAGTCTGTTGTAACACGTAGTGTGTGTCAAGTTCAGTCTATCTTAGAACAGAGGCAAGAGGTGTGTGAGCgtgggaggaagagaggcaaAATAAACAGGAGGCAGGAAGATAAAGAGcagtcttgatttaaaaaagtaaaacacaaaataactgaAACTTTATCACatagaaagaaaagacacaggAGACGCTGTGAGGGCGAGacagaaacatttggagtaaATATGAAGCGTCTGATTTAAGGGGCAGGGGCCGAAGCCCTCCCATTCAAAGGAGGTGTTtaggggtggtggtggtgggactGAAGCGTGTTAGCtaaggtcagagagagagggagaccaGGGGAGAGGCTGGAGGTCAAAGGGGGCTCAGATCTGGGGGTTCAGGTCTCTGGACAAAAACAGAGCTGAATGCGGaacaccttttttttacattttttttttttttttttaatcggACTTGTCTCCGTCCTCCTCGCGGTGGCTGTCCACTCCCTCGCGGGACGCTTTCTCCTCCTTGGCCAGCTGGGCTTGGGAGGccagcagggaggagagggagaagaggccGGAGGAGGTGGTGACGGCGGGGAGGGTCGGCTGGCTCAGGCCCAGCGGCAGGGGGGTCATGGGCAGGGCAAGACCCTGGAGCTGAGACAGCTGGTGAGCCTGGAGCTGCTGCTACatggaacacaaacacacacaacttagGCACAGCAGGACAAAccagacgcacacacacggaGGAGAGAAATCTGCAACGCACGGACCTATTATACATCGCAAATGATGTTTAATATATAACCCCCCCAGGCACAGCGCTAATAGGCACAATAGGATGGATGGAGGAAACATATCACAGCTACAATACACGCTCGCTAGGAGATGGAAAGTCTGCAGCACACATCACTTATTCATACAGATGCAATCCCTCAAACTATATCGCCCCCAGAAACCAGAGGGGAAAACACTGTGTCTTACTGAGGTCTGTCGAACATCCAAGTACATATAAGGAATACCATGggatacacatacacacttaacAATCCGGACTGACTGGGTTTATGGACAGTCTGCACAGGCCGACAGCTCTGCTTTACATTCAGAGCCGGAGCTCAAAATGTCCTTTACTCTGAATACATGATCGATTAAGGATGATATTAATGGCCACGAGGAGAGACATAAATATGAAGAGCAAGTCCAGCCTTAAAAGCAGGCGTGTTTCCTCTGTATGTAGAGcaggagacacaaagacaaagacgAGGCGCCTCTTTGGATCATGAATCACTGTGATGGAGCGGCTATGCTAGCTAACAGCAGACACATAGTAAAAATGATGGAGTGGCTCGGATAGCTAATCCTAACGCTTGCGGAAAATGATGGAGTAGCTAAGCTAGCTACTACAAGGCTCGTATTGATAAAGTGTAGCCGGCTAACTTTAGAGCCACAGAGATGAAGGATGACAGCGAGCAGCTAATGCCCCCAACATGACTCTGTTTTTAAGCTAGCTACCAGGGATGTACCCGTTCAAAGCTCCATCAATAACAACTGTTTTGAGTTTAAAGATGGGACTTCTGAACAGTTATGGATAGATTAGGGTTATAATTGTTAAATATTTCTAGAGTTAGATATAGCCGTGGCTGCTTAGGCTGGCTTTAGACTCGTGTGATCAAGATTGTAAAGAACAAAAGTCGAAATGTATGGAAAACATGCGTTTATCTAATAATATATACTGCTtgtacacacacctgcattAAGGGTGGAGCAGCAGCAATATTAAACAaccaaatatgtatttatgttaatgACACGAGAGTtgtattcataaaaacatattattttatctttcaaaAATCTcatctattttagtttttaggaTTAAAGCATCAAAAATCTCAGTAAAATCTTTGAAATCAACATTTTCTATATTGGGTACAGTCGTAATAACTAGCTTATATAACTAAATGATAAAAATGTGCCCTTGCAATGAAGGGTGGAGGGTAACTGTTTGTTTATATCCCACTAATTTAACGATTAAAGCGCCAATTAAGGGAAAATCTGACTCGTTTTAAATTACAGACGTTAAATCATTCCCAAACTATGATCCAATAAGGGACAGCCTTTAAATGAAACAGTAGAATGAGTGATAAGGATCCATAAATGTGACTTCTAGCCACCGTAAGACCACGAAGTGGGGTGGGGGAACATCATACCCTTATGATGGAGTTCATCTCTGGGGGGGTGACCTGCTTGGCCCTCTCTATGGCTGCCAGgacctgctgctggtgctggagACGGTgggtgaggggagggggagaaggaAAGTGAGAGAGACAATAAAAGCGAGACAGAAACAAGGGAAGGAGAGTTTGGGGGGGAGGGAGGTTGAGAGGTTAGATCAATATCAATAGTCCCAACAGAGACCAAGACAACCCGCTCTGGTGATGCATCCCCAACTCCCCTCTAgctattttcacacacacacacacacacacacacacacacacacacacacacacacacacacacacacacacacacacacacacacacacacacacacacacacacacacacacacacacacacacacacacacacacacacacacacacacacacacacacacacacacacacacacacacacacacacacacacagtgtgacaCCGGTGGATGGATGGCTTGTGTGCTGTAATGGGTGGAGGTCAACGCCCTGGTGGGCAGATAAGAGCCGGGCTTATCTGAATCACACAACCATTTATTacgctgacacacacaaacatgtataaAGGAAAAGAGTGGGAgtgggaggaaggagggaggaggagggaggatggaATTCTAGGAGGACAGATTGAATATGGCAGAGGAGAGTGGGGGGGAGGGAAGTGAAAGTGATTTGGAGCGAGTGATGATGAATGACGTGAGGAGAGGAGTGAGGGGTCATGGAGGTCGGGTGGTAATGAGGCGGGGATGAGGGTGATCTCATTCTAGGATGTAAGGAATAGTGCGAGGGGTCAGGGGGGTGAGAGACGTCTCTTACCTCCTGAGACAGGTAGGGGAGGACTTGTGCGCAGATCCCGTTCAATCTCTTCACTATCTCAGCCtgcggggaaaagagagagagatgtttctGTTAGAGAATGATCAGAAAATCCCAGGGAAAAACCACGACCACATTTCTGATCCGACTGACGCTCAGCATCCGAGACGTTTACTGTACGACACCGTACAGGATCAACAGTACCTGGTCCTCAGCATTAATCTGCTTTGTTAATACTAGAACCACTGTTTACATTAGTACATATGTATAAGTGTTATAACTGGATAGACATTTGGTAAAAAAGATTTCAACTTGAAACCGACTGAATGTATGTGAAAATGCGGCTTATTAACAAACTACCGTGTCATATTTTACGTAAAATGTAAGAAGACATTATGAGACAAGCACTACTTTCAGGTGGGGcccatattccattatactttaaGAATTTGCTGATGGCCGTTTCCAAATGGACAAAAGGCCGCATTTGGCTCCCGGGCCGTAgattggacacccctgctctagagaTATTCATCTTTctgttattaataaatacactgctgtttttaaattcattgttgttgtatttttaatgatCCTGAGACAAAGAAATCCTAATTTgtgatgaataaagtatatcaAACTGAACGTTTCAGTCTGTTCTCGTCTAAATACATATtgattgtctttaaaaaaaaggggttaaATGTTGTGAATTTTCCCAGTATAACTCGAGTATTCTGGCCCCAAATAAACAGACCCTGCTAACGAACAGACGCAGTTTTATTCATACAAATCTTTAAGCCATCTTTACTCAGTTGACAGTGTATTTCCTGGAGTCTATTTCCTGACGCAGATGAGTTTGGTGCTCAACTTAGAATGGTTTACATCAACATGAGTGCTATGTTGGTTCgtcagacagaaagaggagcATGTTAGATTTATTCTGTTCCCTCACGACTGACTGTGAGTAATCGCAGCACGGAGCGTTCTGTAAACAGTGAAGTGAAAGAGGAAGAATATGAGATGGGTTCCCACACCGTCTTCAACATCAACCTCAAGGACTTCTCAGGCGCAATCCCCCTCACATTTCAGGAACCACAACGTCATCGTTTGATTCCCGGATCAAGGTTAATTACAGATACAACACTGATCATTTTTATAATGAGAGCCAGCGGGCTTTACAGAAGCTCACAGACAACaattaaaaagagagagaggctttAACGGGCAGGCAGaaactaaaactgaaatataGAAATGAATGCACTTTCAATGACCTGTGTGTTTACCCAAGGGATTATTCCCCCTTTGAGTCTGCTAACTTTAAAGGACCCGTGGGAAACGTAAAGATGAAGGTCACTTATTTTTTGGCTTTTCCGAACACAAGACATCCAGCACTCTCTCGACCTCTCACTGCGTCTCTGGATGTTGGTCGATATCTCCTTCCTGATGATTTCATGTCGTTAaagacgggggggggggtttaccaGTCTGGGAAGTCCCTGAACCACGCCATCGCAAGACTTTACGACTCCATAATTCAGACACAATGACGACCATAACCAATAAAACATAACGTGTAGTCCTAGCCCGGGATTAGTCCACAGGTGTTTAGCATGAGTAGACCAAGACTCCGGACCATCTGGGGGAGAACAAACTGGGCTTGATTTGTCAGAATTTATCCATCACTGGACCGGGTGATGCTTGTTAGGTTGCAGCAATGGTGGGAAAAACCCTAAAATGACGGCTATTTTTAGGTACTTTCCAACCACATTTGCATACGGCCTCAAAtgtgtgtattactctgtgttgTTAAGGCGCTGTCGGAAGAAGTGATCATTTGCTTAGGTGTCACACAGAGGCGTTGATACGTGAAGGTGAGGTTTCACATCCACTTTTCTCTTACCAAGGATGTGTTTCCAACCCTAATCTTAATCATGTTTTGCAttaagtagcataacatggaaatactaaGTAACTCTAAATTGTACTAAAGGTACAGatcttcagtaaatgtacttgtgcTTCCCACCACTAAATATAGCATACTAACGTGCTACATACTTACTAACCAACTAAATGAACCATTAAGTATGATCTTTATGATTGATTACAATACTGACGGTcgccacattttaaaaaggaactCCCCGTGTGTCGTTATATCCTAGAAAACAGCGCAGCAAATTTCAAAAGCGGGGTAATTAGGATAACTGACAACATATTTGGTATTTCATTTGAGCCCATGAACACATATCATACTGAGTAATTACTAACAACACTATCATACATTCTGACATTCGGTTTCAGGAGCctgcaatgcattgtgggacagtGGAGTATGTACAGTAAGCTTACGGCTTAGTAAACATCTGGGGATTTCTTGTTTACAAATGATCCATATACTATTCAGCTTGTAAGTGATTTTACTTGTCCAAAAACTGGACATAACTCTGCAGGTCCGGTTTGGAGCGCAACATTTCACAGCCTTACTTTCCACGCTAAGATTTCGACGTCGCGGTTCGTTGTTCGTTCTTGGGATTTGTCAAAGAAAACATATAGGATATCACCAGCCTTATCCCTTAAACCCTCTTAATGCACACGGCACTCATCAGTATGGGAAACGTCGGCTATGACCTTCCCAAAACCGGGGCACATATCTCCCGcatatctctctttctcacacacacacacacacatatcagaATCACCTCATTAATTAAGTTGCTTGTACCAAATTCTCTTTCACAAACCACAGGatgcacatgcaaacacacacagtgcaacAATCACCCACggaaacgcacacacacacacgtttcccCGTTCCTGGCCGAGCACATTCCCTATCTTTCTCACATGCAGGTCTATTATCACATTTGGTTGGTAATCATCCAATCCGTCTGAGATATGCAAAGCAGCAGTAATTGTGTTAGAGCCTAATTTGTGGCgcgaggaggagagaggggccCTCCTAACAATCATTATGCATGCAGAGCACAGCTCCCCATCAAGCGCCTCTCTGCTATCCGCtcatcattacacacacaggcacacagacacagacacacacacacactgacatctcTAAAATGTCTCTGCGGGACTCGCTCCATGCTAACTatgtctcttcctctttttcagtGCCCTTTATGCcgcctctccctccccccccccctcgccctGACCCAgcttctgtttcctcttttatcTGTGCTCTCTATTATCCTCCTCTCAGTTTTTATCTGTCTGAACGTTTCTTCCTCCCTTTTGTCCTTTACATTTTACTTGTAGCTTTCCTCAAGTGCTGCTGGAGCACGCGTTCACCTACAGGCATGTTAAGcgtacataataataaaactggGCTTGGACAGCGGACAAATAGACAGAATTCATTGCTGCTGGAGATGTCTTTAAATAAGCTTTtgtaatttgaaaaatgttgactCAAACGGGAAAAGCAAACACCgactcaaaaatgtgtttgagtcgatttgaaaatgtgtttcaaggAAGCATGGAAGGCCGCCTAAACAAACGTAACATTTCACACACTTCCTCAGGGTGTCGAGCGTTTGTCCCTGAATGAGCTACACTGTTTGAGTGCGGCTGTTTCCTGCCAGGAATCCTGCCGGACGGGATGCTCGCTCATAATTATTTTAACAGCTCAAAAAGATTAAAACATAGAAATAGACTCTTGCAATAAGAACAGATACAAGGGAAGGACAtactgtacttctacttcactacaacGGATAGttacttttaattgaattaacACACCACTCATTTCATAAATTAGCACAATTTATGATCATTCTAAACTTTCAAGGGGTCCATTATGTCTCATGAGTCCCTACTTGATACCCAAGTAAATTTTCTTCTAtataacaaatcatttttataattcTAATGCAGGAATGCTGTTCAAAAGGCCccaaaatatgaagaaaatagTGAGCCAATTGTCCGTTAgtcaaaaacccaaatatatttagGTTACGATCACATAAGaggaagaaaagcaggaaaCCTTCATCAATAATAATCTGGGGAAATAATTGGAAACTGTGCCATATTTAGATGTTTATGCagattaatttaaatcaaataaacagtCCATGAACGGACGTCAATACTCCAGCTCTTCTGCTTTCACTTATTTAAAAAGCCCTGGATAATTATTCCACCACGCTTAACAAAGTAACTGGTTCAGACGGCTTCTACAGTTCGACCTATAGGTCCCCCCGTTAGACATGAATGTGTTGGGAATTGGGaatactgtacagtgtgtgCATTACGACTGCCTGTGCATTATTTAGATGCACAATAAAAAGGCCTACACAACATACAACATACACAACCCACAGATGGAGATTTATGTTGTCAGGAAGGAAAAGCATCAACCAAAGGAGGTGAGAGAACAGAAAAggaggaacacaaagggaacGCTTCATTCAACATGTTTCAATCAGCATCTCAACCTGACTCCTCTTCACCAGAGTGCCCTTCACACCTGCGCTGCAACCCTGAAACTATCGGGACATTACCCAGAAGAGCAGAATGTGAGAACCCAAATATCCCAATCATTTGGACCGGACACTAAACAGACTTTCCCCCGCCAGAGACCCAGaacaaatgtgtgaaatgtcaaATTGAGCCCATCTGTGGATTTTCCGGATGATTCACAGTGACTGAGTGGGTGTGTTGATGAGGGTTTTACTGTGGTTGGATAGGGACTACGAACACACCTGAGGGCGATGATGGGGAATTTACATAAATACGGCAAATATAGTGTGTCTGGACGACCAGATTTGGAAACCTTGTTCGAAATGTTTGAGACTATAGATAGAATAACGAGTCATGAATATATTTTTGGCAGGTCAGGAATCCTGGACTAAGCTTCTGAATATTGGGTATCATCCTTAAAGGTACAAGAAACGATAGAGACAAGAAGAGATGGGGGGTTGGGCTggtttatacatatatattgcGAGTTCAGTGAACCAAGTTGGCTCTCATGATTGGTTGGATGGGTGTATGCATAAAGAAAAACCTGGCGCTGCACATCGCTATTGGAAGGGATATGAGAGTTGGTATATTTCATGTTTGGTCTAATAAAAATCGTAACggttgttgtgtttaaatgtagtTTACTTGCATGGAAATCCACTTCCAACAGTTGTTGGTTTTAGATTTGGGAAATCATATGTTGTGCAAGTAGATACTGGTTGGCTTTGAGTCTGTTAAAGTCATTCAGGTATaattaataaagttaaatgatggatggatggatgaaatgTAAAATCTACAGAGTGAGTGTAAGTCCAGTTATCCAGGAGAGACTATGGAGAAGAGTTATCTGTCAGCCAAGGTGGATTCAAATGCTACAAACAGCCTTTTAAgtttattcataaataattgAGGCTAACGAGTGGAATGCACTGTAGCTTATAC
This DNA window, taken from Eleginops maclovinus isolate JMC-PN-2008 ecotype Puerto Natales chromosome 9, JC_Emac_rtc_rv5, whole genome shotgun sequence, encodes the following:
- the tle5 gene encoding TLE family member 5 isoform X1, with protein sequence MMFPQSRHSASSQQLKFTTSDSCDRIKDEFQFLQAQYHSLKLECDKLASEKSEMQRHYIMYYEMSYGLNIEMHKQAEIVKRLNGICAQVLPYLSQEHQQQVLAAIERAKQVTPPEMNSIIRQQLQAHQLSQLQGLALPMTPLPLGLSQPTLPAVTTSSGLFSLSSLLASQAQLAKEEKASREGVDSHREEDGDKSD
- the tle5 gene encoding TLE family member 5 isoform X2, coding for MMFPQSRHSASSQQLKFTTSDSCDRIKDEFQFLQAQYHSLKLECDKLASEKSEMQRHYIMYYEMSYGLNIEMHKQAEIVKRLNGICAQVLPYLSQEHQQQVLAAIERAKQVTPPEMNSIIRQLQAHQLSQLQGLALPMTPLPLGLSQPTLPAVTTSSGLFSLSSLLASQAQLAKEEKASREGVDSHREEDGDKSD